A region from the Janthinobacterium agaricidamnosum genome encodes:
- a CDS encoding cold-shock protein, with the protein MATGIVKWFNDSKGFGFITPDEGGEDLFAHFSAIQSNGFKSLQENQRVSFEVTAGPKGKQASNIQPI; encoded by the coding sequence ATGGCAACTGGCATCGTAAAATGGTTCAATGATTCGAAGGGTTTCGGCTTTATTACCCCTGACGAAGGCGGCGAAGATCTGTTCGCTCACTTCTCGGCTATCCAGTCGAACGGCTTCAAGTCCCTGCAAGAGAACCAACGCGTTTCTTTTGAAGTGACCGCTGGCCCTAAAGGCAAGCAAGCTTCGAACATTCAGCCAATCTAA
- the aroC gene encoding chorismate synthase, producing the protein MSGNSFGKLFTVTTFGESHGPAIGCVIDGCPPGLILSEADIQPELDRRKPGTSRHVTQRQESDTVEILSGVYQGVTTGTPIALLIHNEDQRSKDYGNIAESFRPGHADYTYWHKYGVRDPRGGGRSSARLTAPVVGAAAIAKKWLLQQYGTTFKGCMSQLGDIPVPFQSWEHVHANPFFAASGDADLIARMEAAMDQLRRDGDSIGARIDVIAQNVPVGLGQPIYDKLDADIAYAMMGINAVKGVEIGAGFDSVAQKGSEHGDELTPEGFIGNNAGGVLGGISTGQDISVSIAIKPTSSIRTPRRSIDKEGNPVMVETFGRHDPCVGIRATPIAEAMLALVLIDHALMHRAQCGDVSVNTPKLK; encoded by the coding sequence ATGTCCGGCAATTCTTTTGGCAAGCTGTTTACTGTTACCACTTTCGGCGAATCGCACGGTCCGGCCATCGGCTGCGTGATCGATGGCTGCCCGCCGGGCTTGATCCTGTCGGAAGCCGATATCCAGCCCGAGCTGGACCGCCGCAAGCCGGGCACTTCGCGCCACGTGACGCAGCGCCAGGAATCGGATACCGTGGAAATCCTCTCCGGCGTGTACCAGGGCGTGACGACGGGTACGCCCATCGCGCTGCTGATCCACAATGAAGACCAGCGCAGCAAGGACTACGGCAATATCGCGGAAAGCTTCCGCCCCGGCCACGCCGACTACACCTACTGGCATAAATACGGCGTGCGCGATCCGCGCGGGGGCGGGCGCTCGTCGGCGCGCCTGACGGCACCCGTCGTGGGCGCGGCGGCCATCGCCAAGAAATGGCTGCTGCAGCAGTACGGCACCACGTTCAAGGGCTGCATGAGCCAGCTGGGCGATATTCCCGTGCCGTTCCAGTCGTGGGAGCATGTGCATGCGAACCCGTTCTTTGCCGCCAGCGGCGACGCGGATCTGATCGCGCGTATGGAAGCGGCGATGGACCAGCTGCGCCGCGACGGCGATTCCATCGGTGCTCGCATCGACGTGATCGCGCAAAACGTGCCGGTCGGTCTGGGCCAGCCCATCTACGACAAGCTCGACGCCGACATCGCCTATGCCATGATGGGCATCAATGCCGTCAAGGGCGTGGAAATCGGCGCCGGCTTCGATTCGGTGGCGCAAAAGGGTTCCGAGCACGGCGACGAACTGACGCCGGAAGGCTTTATCGGCAATAACGCGGGCGGCGTGCTGGGCGGCATTTCGACGGGGCAGGACATCAGCGTGTCGATCGCCATCAAGCCGACGTCGTCGATCCGCACGCCGCGCCGCTCGATCGATAAAGAGGGCAATCCCGTGATGGTGGAAACGTTCGGCCGCCACGACCCCTGCGTGGGCATCCGCGCCACGCCGATCGCTGAAGCCATGCTGGCGCTGGTGCTGATTGACCACGCCCTGATGCACCGCGCGCAATGCGGCGATGTCAGCGTGAATACGCCGAAGCTGAAGTAA
- a CDS encoding putative bifunctional diguanylate cyclase/phosphodiesterase, whose product MFSSTPSAAHREARHELDNLMEEAGDVVFRLDTDGLILFASKRAATLFGAPSGLSGHLLLPLATEASRAALQAALEDALEEPGRLEVRLQAPDQEIWFELRLSSYMNAAGVAELLVVGRDTSAQHNTEERLRHMATHDALTGLPNRLLLSDRIRMVIAQAARSGQGFSVATIGLDGFKKVNDGLGHPVGDAVLRLAAARLRKTLRDSDTLARVGGDEFVAVLPGSATDAQIKLVTGRLLATLQAPFEVDGHTIYVGASVGVSIYPLHAEDEVRLVALADAAMSRAKETGKARCLVYSPRLNGPSEHDISLEAAMFHAVREGEFLLFYQPIVDAHTRQIQGFETLMRWKHPTLGLVPPVRFIPIAEANGLINLLGAWALKAACVQLKQFQEVAKRPLYISVNISPRQFRNDKFLDVLDEAIAFSGLSGEHLVLEITEGTLMIDPVHAETILVKMTERRARIAIDDFGTGYSSLAYLKRFPISVLKIDRTFIKDLPESSKDAAICNTILDLAKHLNLSVVAEGVETEEQMHFIESRGCQYVQGYLTGKPMPAHAALSALSDKTYAALVPAPSANEPRGGVQ is encoded by the coding sequence ATGTTTTCCAGTACCCCATCCGCCGCCCACCGCGAGGCCCGCCACGAGTTGGACAACCTCATGGAAGAGGCAGGCGACGTCGTGTTCCGGCTCGATACGGACGGCCTGATCCTGTTCGCCAGCAAGCGCGCGGCCACCCTGTTCGGCGCGCCCTCGGGCCTGTCCGGCCATTTGCTGCTGCCGCTGGCCACCGAAGCGTCGCGCGCGGCGCTGCAGGCGGCGCTGGAAGACGCGCTGGAAGAGCCGGGCCGCCTGGAAGTGCGCCTGCAAGCGCCGGACCAGGAAATCTGGTTCGAGCTGCGCCTGTCGTCTTATATGAACGCGGCCGGCGTGGCCGAATTGCTGGTGGTCGGGCGCGACACGTCGGCCCAGCACAACACGGAAGAACGGCTGCGCCACATGGCAACGCACGATGCGCTCACGGGTCTGCCGAACCGCCTGCTGCTGTCGGACCGCATCCGCATGGTGATCGCCCAGGCCGCCCGTTCGGGCCAGGGCTTTTCCGTCGCCACCATCGGCCTCGATGGTTTTAAAAAGGTCAACGATGGCCTGGGCCACCCCGTCGGCGACGCCGTACTGCGCCTGGCCGCCGCGCGCCTGCGCAAGACCCTGCGCGACAGCGACACCCTGGCGCGCGTGGGCGGCGACGAATTCGTCGCCGTGCTGCCTGGCAGCGCCACCGACGCCCAGATCAAGCTGGTGACGGGCCGCCTGCTGGCCACCCTGCAGGCGCCGTTCGAAGTCGATGGCCACACGATCTACGTGGGCGCCTCCGTCGGCGTATCGATCTATCCGCTGCACGCGGAGGATGAAGTGCGCCTGGTGGCGCTGGCCGATGCGGCCATGTCGCGCGCCAAGGAAACGGGCAAGGCCCGCTGCCTGGTCTACAGCCCGCGCCTGAACGGCCCGTCGGAACACGATATTTCGTTGGAAGCGGCCATGTTCCACGCCGTGCGCGAAGGCGAATTCCTGCTGTTTTACCAGCCCATCGTCGACGCGCACACGCGCCAGATCCAGGGCTTCGAAACCCTGATGCGCTGGAAGCATCCGACACTGGGCCTGGTGCCGCCCGTGCGCTTCATCCCGATTGCGGAAGCCAATGGCCTGATCAACCTGCTCGGCGCCTGGGCGTTGAAGGCGGCCTGCGTGCAGCTCAAGCAGTTCCAGGAAGTGGCCAAACGGCCGTTGTACATCTCCGTCAACATCAGCCCGCGCCAGTTCCGCAACGATAAATTCCTCGACGTGCTCGATGAAGCCATCGCGTTTTCGGGACTCTCCGGCGAACACCTGGTGCTGGAAATCACGGAAGGCACGCTGATGATCGACCCCGTGCATGCGGAAACCATCCTCGTCAAGATGACGGAGCGCCGCGCGCGCATCGCCATCGACGATTTCGGCACCGGCTACTCCTCGCTCGCGTATCTGAAGCGCTTCCCCATTTCCGTGCTGAAGATCGACCGCACCTTCATCAAGGACTTGCCCGAATCGAGCAAGGATGCGGCCATCTGCAACACCATTCTCGACCTGGCCAAGCATTTGAATTTGTCCGTCGTGGCCGAGGGCGTGGAAACCGAGGAGCAGATGCACTTCATCGAGTCGCGCGGCTGCCAGTACGTGCAAGGCTACCTGACGGGCAAGCCGATGCCGGCCCATGCCGCGCTATCGGCCTTGAGCGACAAAACCTATGCGGCGCTGGTGCCTGCGCCGTCTGCCAATGAACCGCGCGGAGGGGTGCAATGA
- a CDS encoding isovaleryl-CoA dehydrogenase, producing MNAFDTHEVFNQATPFENVNLFACDPALIEALLREGGGAALQELDALGDKLGRAETYALARLANIHTPELQQFDRSGRRIDEVLFHPAWHELMAILVGAGAHASPWASPGPGAQVARAAAYLLVGQVENGTQCPVTMTYASVPALRQAQDLPQIAQRWLPKILSREYDPRSLPVEQKRGALVGMGMTEKQGGSDVRSNTTRAVPVPPDEAQALFGAEAGGAWRIVGHKWFFSAPQCDAHLILAQADEGGLSCFFLPRYLPDGSRNAIRVQRLKDKLGNRSNASSEVEFTNAYGWLVGQPGRGIPTILEMASHTRLDCVLGSTGIMRAALTQALHHARQRAVFGKPLAEQPLMQNVLADLALESEAATAFALRLARCFDEKDDAGQAMLARVLTPAGKYWICKRGPGFGAEAMEVLGGTGYVEEAPLARLYRELPVNSIWEGSGNVMCLDVLRAFGKSPAARDALAAELALAGDDDASFVACRARLLADLDGPQTDEFGARQLSERIVLAVQAALLLRHAPPFVAQAFLQSRLVQAPGGAYGRLPAGTDCAAILARALREY from the coding sequence ATGAATGCTTTTGATACGCATGAAGTTTTCAACCAGGCCACGCCGTTTGAAAACGTCAACCTGTTCGCCTGCGACCCGGCGCTGATCGAAGCGCTGCTGCGTGAAGGCGGCGGCGCGGCGCTGCAGGAGCTCGACGCGCTGGGCGACAAGCTGGGCCGGGCCGAGACGTACGCGCTGGCGCGTCTGGCCAATATCCACACGCCCGAACTGCAGCAGTTCGACCGGTCCGGCCGGCGCATCGACGAAGTGCTGTTCCATCCGGCCTGGCATGAACTGATGGCCATCCTCGTGGGCGCCGGCGCGCACGCGTCGCCCTGGGCCTCGCCCGGCCCCGGCGCCCAGGTAGCGCGCGCGGCCGCCTATCTATTAGTGGGGCAAGTGGAAAACGGCACGCAGTGTCCCGTGACGATGACGTATGCCTCGGTGCCGGCCCTGCGCCAGGCGCAGGATCTGCCGCAGATCGCGCAACGCTGGCTGCCGAAAATCCTGTCGCGCGAATACGATCCCCGCTCCTTGCCCGTGGAACAAAAACGGGGCGCCCTGGTCGGCATGGGCATGACGGAAAAACAGGGCGGCTCGGACGTGCGCAGCAATACCACGCGCGCCGTGCCCGTGCCGCCGGACGAGGCGCAAGCGCTGTTCGGTGCAGAGGCAGGCGGCGCCTGGCGCATCGTCGGCCACAAATGGTTTTTCTCGGCGCCCCAGTGCGACGCGCATCTGATCCTGGCGCAGGCGGACGAGGGCGGACTGTCGTGTTTCTTTTTGCCCCGCTACCTGCCCGACGGCAGCCGCAACGCCATCCGCGTGCAGCGCCTGAAAGACAAACTGGGCAACCGCTCGAACGCCTCGTCGGAGGTGGAGTTCACCAATGCCTACGGCTGGCTCGTGGGGCAGCCGGGGCGCGGCATTCCCACCATCCTGGAGATGGCCAGCCATACGCGCCTCGATTGCGTGCTGGGCAGCACCGGCATCATGCGCGCCGCCTTGACGCAGGCGCTGCACCATGCGCGCCAACGGGCCGTGTTCGGCAAGCCGCTGGCCGAGCAGCCGCTGATGCAAAACGTGCTGGCCGACCTCGCGCTCGAGTCGGAAGCGGCCACGGCGTTTGCGTTGCGCCTGGCCCGCTGTTTCGATGAAAAGGACGATGCAGGGCAGGCGATGCTGGCGCGCGTGCTCACGCCGGCCGGCAAGTACTGGATCTGCAAACGGGGGCCCGGCTTCGGCGCGGAAGCCATGGAAGTGCTGGGCGGCACGGGCTATGTGGAAGAGGCGCCGCTGGCGCGCCTGTACCGCGAACTGCCCGTCAACTCGATCTGGGAAGGCTCGGGCAACGTCATGTGCCTCGATGTCTTGCGCGCCTTCGGCAAGTCGCCTGCCGCGCGCGACGCCCTGGCGGCCGAGCTGGCGCTGGCCGGCGATGATGACGCTTCCTTTGTGGCCTGCCGCGCGCGCCTGCTGGCCGACCTGGACGGGCCGCAGACGGACGAGTTTGGCGCCAGGCAATTGTCCGAACGCATCGTGCTGGCCGTGCAGGCGGCCTTGCTGCTGCGCCATGCGCCGCCGTTCGTCGCGCAAGCCTTCCTGCAGTCGCGGCTGGTGCAGGCGCCGGGCGGGGCGTATGGCCGCTTGCCGGCGGGCACCGATTGCGCGGCCATCCTGGCGCGCGCGCTGCGCGAGTATTGA
- a CDS encoding LysR family transcriptional regulator produces the protein MGQFRQISTFVEVVAKGSLSAAARAEGIAPAMIGRRLDALEQRLGVKLLQRTTRKLALTNEGAAFLEDCQRILGELEEAEAAVAERSVKASGHLLISAPAGFGRQHVAPLIPSFVAEHRDVTVSLNLNDRLVDLIGEGIDVAIRIASLSDSSLVSTKLADNQRVLVGSPAYLKRAGTPRIPADLAKHNCLAISSEGSQRGWTFRENGKNVILKVAGNMVCNDGEVLHDWALAGKGLAWRSMWEVGAEIESGQLVTVLDQFAAPGNDIYAVFAQRRHLPLRIRAFVDFLRHAYSQPDYWRERAI, from the coding sequence TCGTGGAAGTGGTGGCCAAGGGCAGCCTGTCGGCCGCCGCACGCGCGGAAGGCATCGCGCCGGCCATGATAGGCCGCCGCCTCGATGCGCTGGAGCAGCGCCTGGGCGTCAAATTGCTGCAACGTACGACGCGCAAGCTGGCGCTCACGAATGAAGGCGCCGCCTTCCTGGAAGATTGCCAGCGCATCCTGGGCGAGCTGGAAGAAGCGGAAGCGGCCGTGGCCGAGCGCAGCGTCAAAGCCAGCGGCCATCTGCTCATTTCCGCGCCGGCCGGCTTCGGACGCCAGCACGTGGCGCCTTTGATTCCCTCGTTTGTCGCCGAGCACCGCGACGTGACGGTGTCGCTGAATCTGAACGACCGCCTCGTCGACCTGATCGGCGAAGGCATCGACGTGGCCATCCGCATCGCCAGCCTGTCCGATTCCTCGCTCGTGAGCACCAAGCTGGCCGACAACCAGCGCGTGCTCGTCGGCTCGCCCGCCTATCTGAAACGGGCGGGCACGCCGCGCATCCCGGCCGACCTGGCCAAGCACAATTGCCTGGCGATCAGCAGCGAAGGCAGCCAGCGGGGCTGGACCTTCCGCGAAAACGGCAAGAATGTGATTCTGAAAGTAGCAGGCAATATGGTGTGCAACGATGGCGAAGTACTGCACGACTGGGCCCTGGCAGGCAAGGGTCTGGCGTGGCGCTCGATGTGGGAAGTGGGCGCGGAGATCGAATCGGGCCAGCTGGTGACGGTGCTGGACCAGTTCGCCGCGCCGGGCAACGACATTTATGCCGTCTTCGCCCAGCGCCGCCACTTGCCGCTGCGCATACGGGCATTTGTGGATTTTTTGCGGCATGCATATTCCCAACCCGACTACTGGCGCGAGCGCGCCATTTGA
- the upp gene encoding uracil phosphoribosyltransferase — MKQDPRFPNLFITDHPLIQHKLSHMREHDTSTRTFRELLKEITLLMGYEITRDLPLTTREIKTPLVTIDAPVIAGKKLAIVPILRAGIGMSDGLLNLVPSARVGHIGVYRDPATHMPVEYLVRLPDLNERTFILCDPMVATGNSAVYAVDVLKKRGVTDEQIIFLALVAAPEGVTVFQNAHPNVKMFCAALDSHLDDHAYIVPGLGDAGDRIFGTK, encoded by the coding sequence ATGAAACAAGATCCACGCTTCCCGAATTTGTTCATTACCGATCACCCGTTGATCCAGCACAAACTGAGCCACATGCGCGAGCACGACACGTCGACGCGCACCTTTCGCGAATTGCTCAAGGAAATCACTTTGCTGATGGGCTATGAAATCACGCGCGATCTGCCGCTGACCACGCGCGAAATCAAGACCCCGCTGGTGACCATCGATGCGCCCGTCATTGCCGGTAAGAAACTGGCCATCGTGCCCATCCTGCGCGCAGGCATCGGCATGAGCGATGGCTTGCTGAACCTGGTGCCGTCGGCGCGCGTGGGCCATATCGGCGTGTACCGCGACCCGGCCACGCACATGCCCGTGGAATACCTGGTGCGCCTGCCGGACCTGAACGAGCGTACTTTCATCCTGTGCGACCCGATGGTGGCGACCGGTAATTCGGCCGTGTATGCCGTCGATGTGCTGAAAAAACGGGGCGTGACGGACGAGCAGATCATCTTCCTGGCCCTGGTGGCCGCACCGGAAGGCGTGACCGTGTTCCAGAACGCGCACCCGAACGTCAAGATGTTCTGCGCCGCGCTCGACTCGCACCTGGATGACCACGCCTACATCGTGCCGGGCCTGGGCGACGCCGGCGACCGTATCTTCGGCACCAAGTAA
- a CDS encoding HDOD domain-containing protein, whose translation MNPGHFTVPTQLGKNTLDLLWARTRQQGDMPGFAKAISAILGAMRGEDDHEFDITQTVLSDPVLTHKVLRLANSGMYSAFGQRVNTVSKAVLVLGIDAIGHLALGLKLIEELSQASPDSVSAHVEMEKAVLAGMVAQQVATSAGSLQAEQAVVCSMLHTLGRMMVTFYMTDFWARMQAHAGPGNEAAAAREILGLSLPEVGYATAAHWGLPQHLINGMRPMDPSPDNSPVSGADWMAGLSTMAARCADSLWHDDAAGAAQVHALIDDYAGTLGITATDLVVAVDKAKAMAAADLSIAPLSKPAERRARQLASTRMRAEGNRVLIGGLADLRGAIGSASPGQMVSMALETLHQGFDFSRSVAFVRNHRDHLYSARISLGEGMADLQDLMVFGDAYEPNVFHAALNSDRVIFIDNARDPKFAAKLPQWWKTTLSEARSFVVLPLSANGHPTGFLYGDWDDSFPPIQLNQTEFNLINDIRALLVQSVEMRHQLELVANKVA comes from the coding sequence ATGAATCCAGGTCATTTCACGGTACCGACACAGCTCGGCAAAAACACCCTGGACCTGCTGTGGGCGCGCACGCGACAGCAAGGCGACATGCCCGGCTTCGCGAAAGCCATCAGCGCCATCCTGGGCGCCATGCGCGGCGAGGATGACCACGAATTCGACATCACGCAAACGGTGCTGTCCGACCCTGTCCTCACGCACAAGGTGCTCAGGCTGGCCAACAGCGGCATGTATTCGGCCTTCGGCCAGCGCGTCAACACGGTCTCGAAGGCCGTGCTGGTGCTCGGCATCGACGCCATCGGCCACCTGGCGCTGGGCCTGAAGCTGATCGAGGAGCTGTCGCAGGCGTCGCCCGATTCCGTCAGCGCCCACGTGGAAATGGAAAAAGCCGTGCTGGCCGGGATGGTGGCGCAGCAGGTGGCCACCAGCGCCGGCAGCCTGCAGGCGGAGCAAGCCGTCGTCTGCTCCATGCTGCACACCCTGGGCCGCATGATGGTGACGTTCTACATGACGGATTTCTGGGCGCGCATGCAGGCGCATGCGGGTCCCGGCAACGAAGCTGCCGCCGCGCGCGAAATCCTCGGCCTGTCGCTGCCCGAAGTGGGCTATGCCACGGCCGCCCACTGGGGCTTGCCGCAGCACCTGATCAACGGCATGCGTCCGATGGACCCGTCGCCGGACAACTCCCCCGTCAGCGGCGCCGACTGGATGGCGGGCCTGTCGACGATGGCGGCGCGCTGCGCCGACTCGCTGTGGCATGACGATGCGGCCGGCGCGGCGCAGGTGCATGCGCTGATCGACGATTATGCGGGCACCCTGGGCATCACCGCGACCGACCTGGTGGTGGCGGTGGACAAGGCCAAGGCGATGGCGGCGGCCGACCTGTCGATCGCACCGCTGTCGAAACCGGCCGAACGGCGCGCGCGCCAGCTGGCCTCGACGCGCATGCGCGCCGAAGGCAATCGCGTGTTGATCGGCGGCCTGGCCGACCTGCGCGGCGCCATCGGCAGCGCCAGCCCGGGACAGATGGTCTCGATGGCACTCGAAACGCTGCACCAGGGCTTCGATTTTTCGCGCTCGGTGGCGTTCGTGCGCAACCACAGGGACCATTTGTATTCGGCGCGCATCAGCTTGGGCGAAGGCATGGCGGACCTGCAGGATTTGATGGTGTTTGGCGACGCGTATGAGCCGAACGTCTTCCATGCGGCCCTCAATAGCGACCGCGTGATCTTCATCGACAACGCGCGCGACCCGAAATTCGCCGCCAAGCTGCCGCAATGGTGGAAGACGACCCTGTCGGAAGCGCGCAGCTTCGTCGTGCTGCCGCTGTCGGCCAACGGCCACCCCACGGGATTTTTATATGGCGACTGGGACGACAGCTTCCCGCCGATCCAATTGAATCAGACGGAATTCAACCTGATCAACGATATCCGGGCGTTGCTGGTGCAGTCGGTGGAGATGCGCCATCAATTGGAACTGGTGGCGAACAAGGTAGCATGA
- a CDS encoding Hpt domain-containing protein, with protein sequence MATLIDPDFRTRLRALNEKYAASVPALMQAIAQASGRCDSEGARLEPLTELHRALHAVAGSAATFGFAALGQECRRIEQLVRAMLNTPAQAVAEWPALRAQVTALLDWAGRDAAATHFTA encoded by the coding sequence ATGGCAACCTTGATCGATCCGGATTTCCGCACGCGTTTGCGTGCATTGAACGAAAAGTATGCGGCCAGCGTGCCGGCCCTGATGCAGGCGATTGCGCAGGCAAGCGGCCGCTGCGACAGCGAAGGCGCCCGTCTGGAACCGTTGACGGAGCTGCACCGCGCGCTGCACGCGGTGGCCGGCTCGGCCGCCACCTTCGGCTTTGCCGCGCTGGGCCAGGAATGCCGGCGCATCGAACAGCTGGTGCGCGCCATGCTCAATACCCCAGCGCAAGCGGTGGCGGAATGGCCCGCCTTGCGGGCGCAAGTGACGGCGCTACTGGACTGGGCCGGACGTGATGCGGCCGCCACCCATTTCACCGCGTGA